One genomic window of Nicotiana sylvestris chromosome 10, ASM39365v2, whole genome shotgun sequence includes the following:
- the LOC104234056 gene encoding uncharacterized protein, protein MFRRKNHSHTDHEGEDRQHKVKELRTSLEPLSGRSLQYCSDACLRRYLEARNWNVDKSKKMLEESLKWRSTFKPEEIHWNEVAIEGETGKAFRANFHDRDGRTVLILRPGMQNTTSIDNQMKHLVYLIENAILNLPEGQEQMAWLIDFTGWSLTNNVPIKSARETVNILQNHYPERLAIAFLYNPPRIFEAFWKIVKYFLDTKTFQKVKFVYPKNKDSVELMKSYFDMDNLPTEFGGKATLNYDHEEFSRKMVQDDMKAAKFWSLDKLHPETNGYYAAEVAANPECIAPPAIAT, encoded by the exons ATGTTTCGTCGCAAGAACCATTCCCATACTGATCATGAGGGGGAGGATCGACAGCACAAG GTTAAGGAGCTTAGGACTTCCTTGGAGCCGCTATCAGGGCGCAGCTTACAGTACTGCAGCGATGCATGTTTAAGGAGATATTTGGAAGCACGAAACTGGAATGTGGATAAATCAAAGAAGATGTTGGAAGAGTCCCTAAAATGGAGGTCAACTTTTAAGCCTGAGGAAATCCACTGG AATGAAGTTGCAATTGAAGGTGAGACAGGGAAAGCTTTCAGAGCAAATTTCCATGACCGCGATGGGAGAACTGTTCTTATCTTGAGACCAGGAATGCAG AATACGACATCAATAGACAACCAGATGAAGCATTTGGTGTATCTGATAGAGAATGCCATTCTTAATCTTCCAGAAGGTCAAGAGCAAATGGCTTGGTTGATAGACTTCACAGGATGGTCTCTAACCAATAATGTTCCCATCAAATCTGCTCGTGAGACGGTCAATATTTTGCAAAACCACTACCCTGAAAGACTTGCTATAGCATTTCTCTACAACCCTCCGCGAATTTTTGAAGCATTTTGGAAG ATAGTCAAATATTTTCTGGATACCAAAACATTTCAGAAGGTCAAATTTGTTTATCCAAAGAACAAGGATAGTGTGGAACTAATGAAGTCATACTTTGACATGGATAATTTACCAACTGAGTTTGGAGGAAAAGCAACTTTAAACTATGATCATGAGGAGTTCtcaaggaaaatggttcaagatGATATGAAAGCTGCCAAGTTTTGGAGTCTTGACAAGCTCCACCCTGAAACTAATGGCTACTATGCAGCAGAGGTTGCTGCAAATCCTGAATGTATTGCTCCACCAGCCATAGCTACTTAG